From Selenomonas sp. AB3002, one genomic window encodes:
- a CDS encoding NHLP family bacteriocin export ABC transporter peptidase/permease/ATPase subunit, translated as MSFTDRIKSIFPKSLRIKVPTVLQMEATECGAASLAMVLAYYGLWMPLEKLREECGVSRDGSKASNIVKAARRMGCEAKGYRWSAEKLRQKSFPLILHWEFNHFVVLEGFKEDTACLNDPAHGRREVPWEDFRTSYTGIALEIKPGSEFRRAGKPYSIVRAMAKKLLADRSAMLFLILINLGLIFPGLATPVFHRIFIDDILSMKHDEEWMFNLVIAMLVAVCLLMVMTALRLLVLTRWQNKLTVADSSDFFWHVLRLPMQFFQQRFAAEVASRIAFNEAIAGVLSGSAATAVLDFFVGLFFLMLLLQYSVPLTVIGVTFSLINLAVFLFLRKKITDMNQGIQQDQGKEYGTAMNGLMMIETIKANGGEADFFAKWAGYRTKVLAATQTRDLWSLTSIVLPVFFGGINTALIMTLGGFSIMDGVMTAGIFLAFQNLMGKFQEPVNNLVGLGNTLQTTEMQMKRLDDVRRYAIDSLNYPEDRQPAKAGEKPAKTRLTGELELVDVSFGYSPLEPPLLDNFSLHLEPGYWVAIVGGSGSGKSTLAKIVTGLYEEWSGEVRFDGIKRRDLSRQAIVSSLASVDQDIFQITGTVRENISLFDSSLGRADIMQAAKDACIHDDILKLDGGYEAQVSEGGANFSGGQRQRLEIARALAVNPSLLVLDEATSALDPVTEQTVLQNIRRRGCSCFIIAHRLSTIRDADEIIVLERGKVVERGTHSEMMAHDGPYRRLIEEQAKES; from the coding sequence ATGAGTTTTACGGACAGGATAAAATCCATCTTCCCAAAGTCGCTCCGCATCAAGGTGCCGACGGTGCTGCAGATGGAAGCTACTGAGTGCGGCGCGGCATCTCTTGCCATGGTGCTCGCCTACTACGGGCTGTGGATGCCCTTGGAGAAACTGCGCGAGGAATGCGGCGTCAGCCGTGACGGCTCAAAAGCATCGAACATCGTAAAGGCGGCAAGGAGAATGGGATGCGAGGCCAAGGGGTATCGCTGGTCGGCCGAGAAGCTCAGGCAAAAGAGTTTCCCGCTGATTCTCCACTGGGAATTCAACCATTTCGTTGTTCTGGAAGGGTTCAAGGAAGATACCGCTTGCCTCAATGATCCGGCCCATGGGCGGCGGGAAGTACCGTGGGAGGATTTTCGCACATCTTATACCGGCATTGCTCTGGAAATCAAGCCGGGAAGCGAGTTTCGGCGAGCGGGCAAGCCGTACAGCATCGTGAGAGCAATGGCGAAAAAACTTCTGGCCGATCGATCGGCTATGCTCTTTCTCATTCTCATCAATCTGGGGTTGATTTTCCCGGGATTGGCTACGCCGGTATTCCACAGAATCTTCATCGATGACATACTCTCCATGAAGCATGATGAGGAGTGGATGTTCAATCTCGTCATCGCTATGCTTGTGGCCGTCTGCCTGCTCATGGTCATGACCGCTCTCAGGCTGTTGGTACTTACCCGTTGGCAAAACAAACTGACGGTTGCCGATTCTTCGGATTTTTTCTGGCATGTGCTGAGACTACCCATGCAGTTTTTCCAGCAACGCTTTGCCGCAGAAGTGGCCTCGCGTATCGCCTTCAACGAGGCAATTGCCGGTGTTCTGTCCGGCAGCGCAGCCACCGCCGTTCTGGATTTTTTTGTAGGGCTTTTTTTCCTCATGCTGCTCCTGCAGTACAGCGTGCCCCTTACGGTCATCGGGGTGACCTTCAGTCTCATCAATCTTGCGGTGTTCTTATTCCTGCGAAAAAAAATCACCGACATGAACCAAGGCATCCAGCAGGACCAGGGCAAGGAATATGGCACGGCCATGAACGGTCTCATGATGATAGAGACCATCAAGGCCAACGGTGGCGAAGCTGATTTCTTCGCCAAGTGGGCAGGCTATCGCACCAAGGTCCTCGCTGCCACTCAGACGAGGGATCTCTGGTCGCTGACGAGCATTGTGCTGCCGGTCTTTTTCGGCGGCATCAATACGGCGCTGATCATGACGCTGGGAGGCTTTTCCATCATGGATGGAGTGATGACGGCCGGCATTTTCCTGGCCTTCCAAAATCTCATGGGTAAATTTCAGGAACCGGTGAACAACTTGGTGGGTTTGGGGAATACGCTCCAGACGACGGAAATGCAGATGAAGCGATTGGACGATGTGCGCCGCTATGCCATCGACAGCCTGAACTATCCGGAGGACAGGCAGCCGGCAAAGGCCGGGGAGAAACCCGCAAAAACCCGCCTGACGGGGGAACTGGAACTGGTGGACGTGAGCTTCGGTTACAGCCCGTTGGAGCCGCCGCTGCTGGACAATTTCAGTTTGCACCTGGAGCCGGGGTATTGGGTCGCCATCGTGGGGGGCAGCGGCAGCGGAAAGAGCACTCTCGCGAAGATTGTCACCGGCCTCTATGAGGAATGGTCGGGAGAGGTACGTTTCGATGGCATCAAACGGCGCGATCTATCCAGACAGGCCATCGTGTCCTCCCTGGCCTCAGTGGATCAGGATATTTTCCAGATTACGGGAACAGTACGGGAAAATATTTCCCTTTTCGACAGTTCTCTGGGGCGCGCCGATATCATGCAGGCGGCGAAGGATGCATGCATACATGATGACATATTGAAGCTGGACGGCGGCTATGAGGCACAGGTCAGCGAGGGAGGCGCGAATTTTTCCGGCGGTCAGCGCCAGCGCCTGGAAATCGCCCGCGCCCTTGCCGTGAACCCCTCCCTGCTTGTTCTTGACGAGGCCACCAGCGCGCTGGATCCGGTGACGGAACAAACCGTCCTGCAGAACATACGGCGCCGCGGATGCTCCTGCTTCATCATAGCCCATCGTCTCTCCACCATCCGCGATGCCGACGAAATTATCGTTCTGGAGAGGGGCAAGGTAGTGGAGCGCGGCACCCATTCTGAGATGATGGCCCATGATGGCCCGTATCGCCGCCTCATCGAAGAACAAGCAAAAGAGTCATGA
- a CDS encoding helix-turn-helix transcriptional regulator, whose translation MDTQEAIAHRIRQLCQENNVTPNKMSKISGIPQATIKSILLGESKNPGCNNIKKLCDGFGITLGEFFSTKGFDALLIDRSEKISH comes from the coding sequence ATGGACACACAAGAAGCAATCGCCCACCGCATCCGCCAGCTCTGCCAGGAAAATAATGTCACCCCCAACAAAATGAGCAAAATCTCCGGCATCCCCCAGGCCACCATCAAGAGCATCCTGCTGGGGGAAAGCAAGAATCCGGGGTGCAACAACATCAAGAAGCTCTGCGACGGCTTCGGCATCACACTGGGAGAATTCTTCAGCACAAAAGGGTTCGATGCCCTGCTCATTGACAGAAGCGAGAAAATCTCGCATTAA
- a CDS encoding Rpn family recombination-promoting nuclease/putative transposase, with amino-acid sequence MKAKRTYKDSLFRNIFNDKRRLQRIYKALTGKLIPLSDIKITTLRGTFFEDIKNDISFMADNQHIILMEHQSTLSENMPLRMLWYIAKLYRQQVNPDAPYKKTRIPLPAPHFYMFYNGKDDAPEKWTMRLSDAFEENENTLELVVTVFNINYAKNSELLQKCHDLKCYSIFVDQVRTEVAAGKTLHQAIASAIKYCKEHGLLADYFAKKEQEVFDMVSFKWDWNRAMEVRAEEVADAKTTEFVLNMLREHEPYEKISRLASTSMENVKKIAHMNNIAYN; translated from the coding sequence ATGAAGGCCAAACGTACATACAAGGATTCGCTCTTCAGAAACATCTTCAACGACAAGCGCCGCCTGCAGCGCATCTACAAGGCACTGACCGGGAAGCTCATACCACTGAGCGACATCAAGATCACCACCCTGCGGGGCACCTTTTTCGAGGACATCAAGAATGACATCAGCTTCATGGCTGACAACCAGCACATCATCCTTATGGAGCACCAGTCAACCCTCTCGGAGAATATGCCATTGCGGATGCTATGGTATATTGCCAAGCTGTACAGGCAGCAGGTAAATCCAGATGCCCCTTACAAGAAGACTCGCATCCCTCTACCAGCACCACATTTCTACATGTTCTACAACGGCAAAGACGATGCCCCAGAAAAGTGGACGATGCGGCTTTCCGATGCCTTCGAGGAGAATGAGAATACCCTGGAACTCGTGGTCACGGTGTTCAATATCAACTACGCCAAGAACAGCGAGCTCCTGCAGAAATGCCACGACCTAAAGTGCTACAGCATCTTCGTTGACCAGGTACGCACCGAAGTGGCCGCTGGCAAGACTCTCCACCAGGCCATCGCCTCAGCTATCAAATACTGCAAAGAACACGGCCTTTTGGCTGACTACTTTGCCAAGAAGGAACAGGAGGTTTTCGATATGGTTAGCTTCAAATGGGATTGGAACAGGGCTATGGAAGTCAGGGCTGAAGAGGTCGCTGATGCAAAGACTACAGAGTTTGTTCTAAATATGCTGCGCGAGCATGAGCCATATGAAAAAATATCTCGTCTCGCATCAACTTCCATGGAAAATGTCAAAAAAATTGCCCATATGAACAATATTGCTTACAATTGA
- a CDS encoding efflux RND transporter periplasmic adaptor subunit produces the protein MKKYFLAGLAVVFLLAVGLISYGAYLNYHDENQITERLAQQVLPLAGEKAKIRDIRPRLEIAPVHLSSGQMADAVALTKGQIVEVKVKKNDRVRMGDVLFVVHMPELSSRLKQADSSVFKAETELLRARNTYNRYTELRKEEAVSAEKYDETESAYHAAQASLDAAIAARDELLVQQEEQQVLAPIDGEVIKLYHPMGTYISAGTPLALIGNFEQLHFYTSVDEKEASYLAFGQEAVVSFSYEDFEKVYGTEYSADNRGREENIIARVIEISPDLSEPAAIRKVLWEIDNRAGLLEPKTYGSHGSVSLTFLDSRRSLSVPVSAVIGSSQAAVFVFRDDGTLERRRVKTGLNDGTYVEILSGLEEGETVVTSVPQGVKENMKVSPILISGD, from the coding sequence ATGAAGAAATATTTTTTGGCGGGGCTGGCTGTGGTGTTCCTGTTGGCGGTGGGGCTGATATCATACGGCGCCTATCTCAATTACCATGACGAAAATCAGATCACGGAGCGTCTTGCCCAGCAGGTTCTTCCCCTGGCAGGGGAAAAAGCGAAGATACGCGACATAAGGCCTCGCTTGGAGATTGCACCGGTGCATCTTTCCTCTGGACAGATGGCAGACGCGGTTGCGCTGACCAAAGGGCAAATCGTCGAGGTCAAAGTTAAGAAAAATGACCGTGTCAGAATGGGCGACGTTCTCTTTGTCGTGCACATGCCCGAACTTTCTTCGCGACTCAAACAGGCTGATAGCAGTGTGTTCAAGGCCGAGACAGAACTCCTTCGCGCTCGCAACACCTATAATCGCTATACCGAACTGCGGAAAGAGGAAGCCGTATCGGCAGAAAAGTACGATGAGACAGAGAGTGCTTACCATGCGGCGCAGGCGAGTCTGGATGCCGCAATCGCGGCGCGGGATGAGCTTCTGGTGCAGCAGGAGGAGCAGCAGGTGCTGGCTCCCATCGACGGAGAGGTGATCAAGCTGTATCATCCGATGGGTACTTACATTTCGGCAGGGACTCCTCTGGCGCTGATCGGCAATTTTGAGCAGCTTCATTTCTATACGTCTGTAGACGAGAAAGAAGCCAGCTATCTTGCTTTTGGGCAGGAAGCCGTTGTTTCCTTTAGCTATGAGGACTTCGAAAAGGTGTACGGCACGGAATACAGTGCGGACAATCGTGGCAGGGAAGAAAATATCATCGCCCGCGTAATTGAGATTTCTCCGGATCTCTCCGAGCCGGCGGCCATACGCAAGGTGCTTTGGGAAATCGACAACAGGGCCGGTCTCCTCGAGCCGAAAACCTACGGAAGCCACGGAAGCGTCAGCCTCACATTCCTTGATTCCCGCAGATCTTTATCGGTTCCGGTTTCCGCTGTCATTGGCTCTTCCCAAGCGGCAGTTTTTGTCTTTCGAGATGATGGCACGTTGGAACGGCGCAGAGTGAAGACAGGTTTGAACGATGGAACGTATGTCGAAATTTTGTCGGGGCTGGAAGAAGGGGAGACGGTGGTCACATCCGTTCCCCAAGGGGTGAAGGAAAACATGAAAGTATCGCCCATACTGATATCCGGTGATTGA
- a CDS encoding AAA family ATPase, protein MKVLNFYGGAGIGKSTIAADIFSKLKRKGYKTELVGEYAKWLWYQNATDIVQDQLYLFAEQVHRLKTLERYGVEYAVCDSPLPLNIIYNNTPDELFDQLVMHEHAKFDNVEYLLRRNDEFISIDGRKETNLERAKVKDEEIKAVLDGAGIGYTVISPWETDKVLLDLKVK, encoded by the coding sequence TTGAAGGTACTGAATTTTTATGGTGGTGCAGGCATTGGCAAGAGCACCATTGCCGCGGATATTTTTTCGAAGCTGAAGCGCAAGGGATATAAGACGGAACTGGTGGGTGAATACGCCAAGTGGCTCTGGTATCAGAATGCCACGGATATTGTGCAGGATCAGCTGTATCTCTTTGCTGAGCAGGTGCATCGGCTGAAGACGCTGGAACGCTATGGAGTGGAGTATGCGGTCTGCGACTCTCCTCTGCCGCTGAACATCATCTACAACAACACGCCTGATGAGCTCTTTGACCAGCTAGTGATGCATGAGCATGCCAAGTTTGACAATGTGGAGTATCTTTTGCGGCGCAATGATGAGTTCATCAGCATTGATGGTCGCAAGGAAACCAATCTGGAGCGGGCCAAGGTGAAGGACGAGGAAATCAAGGCAGTCCTGGACGGAGCTGGCATTGGCTATACGGTCATTTCTCCTTGGGAGACGGATAAGGTGTTGCTGGACTTGAAGGTGAAATGA
- a CDS encoding recombinase family protein, translating to MSKSIYGYVRVSTKEQNLDRQLIAMREYGVPQENIFVDKQSGKDFERPSYQRMMKEISSGGVLVIKSIDRLGRSYDETIEEWRRITREKGIEIVVLDLPVMCSLPTGTLLGRLLADLILYLLSYFAQAEREMNHQRQAEGISAARLRGVRFGRVPKERTEEFYALREQWQKHQVSARQAAEKLAIDHKTFLRWAREER from the coding sequence ATGAGCAAGAGTATCTATGGATATGTCCGTGTATCGACGAAGGAGCAGAACCTTGACCGGCAGCTCATTGCTATGCGGGAGTACGGGGTGCCACAGGAAAACATCTTTGTAGACAAGCAGTCTGGCAAGGACTTTGAGCGGCCTTCTTATCAGCGGATGATGAAGGAGATCTCTAGTGGGGGCGTTTTGGTCATCAAGAGCATTGACAGGCTGGGGCGCAGTTATGATGAGACGATTGAGGAGTGGCGTAGGATAACCAGGGAGAAGGGGATAGAGATTGTGGTGCTTGACCTGCCTGTCATGTGTTCCCTGCCCACGGGGACACTGCTGGGACGGCTGCTGGCAGACCTCATTTTGTATCTGCTCTCATATTTTGCCCAAGCGGAGCGTGAAATGAATCATCAGCGCCAGGCCGAGGGCATTTCAGCTGCCAGGCTGCGTGGCGTTCGGTTTGGCAGGGTGCCGAAGGAGCGCACGGAGGAGTTCTATGCGCTTAGGGAACAATGGCAGAAACATCAGGTTTCTGCACGGCAGGCGGCGGAGAAACTTGCCATTGACCACAAGACCTTCCTGCGCTGGGCCAGGGAGGAAAGATAA
- a CDS encoding DUF4268 domain-containing protein, with the protein MGIKLGKMQRVVDLRSVWPHEEHDFSQWLAKDENLAQLAEAVGIDLELEETESSVGSFSVDIYAKEVGTSRGIIIENQLEDTNHDHLGKIITYAAGKEAQVIIWVVKHARDEHKQAVAWLNQHTDEKIGVFLIEVELWKIGDSLPAPRFNVVERPNEWAKSVKVVESLTPLKRFQLEFWQNFCTFAFKDAEFSKIFKKRKPYATNWYNLSCGVQPLILEFTINVSKGLLTAGIYITNDKDLYHSMQERQADIEQILGATIEWSEADMDCRMLVYRKTSKGIDSKEWDGDYRWFMDKAISLKKVAEMFKSK; encoded by the coding sequence ATGGGAATAAAATTAGGCAAGATGCAGCGTGTAGTTGATTTACGGTCGGTATGGCCGCATGAGGAACATGATTTTTCACAGTGGCTGGCCAAAGATGAAAACCTTGCACAGTTGGCTGAAGCGGTTGGTATTGACCTGGAGTTGGAAGAAACAGAATCGTCAGTAGGTAGTTTTAGCGTTGACATCTACGCCAAAGAAGTGGGGACATCAAGAGGGATTATCATTGAGAACCAACTGGAAGATACAAATCACGACCATCTTGGCAAGATAATAACTTATGCAGCAGGCAAGGAAGCCCAGGTGATTATTTGGGTTGTAAAGCATGCTCGGGATGAGCACAAGCAGGCTGTTGCTTGGCTGAACCAACATACAGATGAAAAGATTGGGGTCTTCTTGATAGAGGTTGAACTTTGGAAGATAGGTGACTCGTTGCCGGCCCCACGCTTTAACGTGGTAGAAAGACCGAATGAGTGGGCTAAGAGTGTCAAGGTAGTGGAGTCCTTGACGCCCTTGAAGCGTTTCCAGCTCGAATTTTGGCAGAATTTCTGTACCTTTGCCTTTAAGGATGCGGAGTTCAGTAAAATTTTCAAAAAGAGAAAGCCATATGCGACAAATTGGTACAATCTAAGCTGTGGTGTACAACCCCTGATTTTGGAATTTACTATCAACGTGTCCAAAGGCCTTCTTACAGCGGGTATTTACATTACCAATGATAAGGATCTGTACCATTCTATGCAGGAGCGTCAGGCCGACATTGAGCAGATTCTTGGGGCAACGATAGAGTGGAGTGAAGCAGACATGGATTGTCGTATGTTGGTGTACCGTAAGACTTCCAAGGGTATTGATAGCAAAGAATGGGATGGAGATTACCGCTGGTTCATGGACAAGGCAATATCTCTAAAAAAGGTTGCGGAGATGTTCAAATCCAAATAA
- a CDS encoding O-acetyl-ADP-ribose deacetylase — MTIIRTELGDITAKHYADAIVNAANESLLGGGGVDGAIHRAAGPELLAECRTLHGCRTGQAKITKAYRLPCDYVIHTVGPVWHGGSDGEAELLAGCYRHSLELAMEHGIRSVAFPSISTGVYSYPVQQAAEIAVQTVKEVVKEHPEAFDEILWVLFDERTKLMYDGALHDRCFSRWQEFGKNLPPCE, encoded by the coding sequence ATGACTATTATAAGGACAGAACTGGGGGACATCACTGCCAAGCATTATGCTGATGCCATTGTCAATGCCGCCAATGAGAGCCTGCTAGGGGGCGGTGGTGTTGATGGTGCTATACACCGGGCGGCAGGGCCGGAACTTCTGGCAGAGTGCCGGACACTTCATGGTTGCAGGACAGGGCAGGCGAAAATCACCAAGGCATACAGGCTGCCATGTGATTATGTTATCCATACGGTAGGGCCAGTTTGGCATGGAGGGAGCGATGGTGAGGCAGAACTGCTGGCTGGATGCTATCGGCATTCGCTGGAACTTGCCATGGAGCATGGTATCCGCAGCGTGGCATTTCCGTCTATTTCCACGGGCGTGTACTCCTATCCTGTGCAGCAAGCAGCGGAGATTGCTGTGCAGACGGTCAAGGAAGTGGTGAAGGAGCACCCAGAGGCGTTTGATGAAATTCTGTGGGTGCTGTTCGATGAACGGACGAAACTTATGTATGACGGGGCACTACATGATAGATGTTTTTCAAGGTGGCAAGAATTCGGGAAAAATTTGCCACCTTGCGAGTGA